A single genomic interval of Lathyrus oleraceus cultivar Zhongwan6 chromosome 7, CAAS_Psat_ZW6_1.0, whole genome shotgun sequence harbors:
- the LOC127107161 gene encoding probable mitochondrial adenine nucleotide transporter BTL1 → MSSNTKTNTLSSSSSISPLPGDVYTILKDIDVLPNPNLHFRLQLPRQAQEFLDKREVREFMSGALAGAMTKAILAPLETIRTRMVVGIGSKNITGSFVQVVEQQGWQGLWAGNMINMIRIVPTQAIEFGTFECTKRAMASLQEKLKQNECPKLQIGCLNLSLNLSWISPTAVAGAAAGVASTLVCHPLEVLKDRLTISPEIYPNLGTAIRNIYKDGGIGAFYAGLSPTLVGMLPYSTCYYFMYDTIKKSYCLTKNKKSLNRLEMLMIGALSGFTASTISFPLEVARKRLMVGALQGKCPPNMAAALSEVIREEGLKGLYRGWGASCLKVMPSSGITWMFYEAWKDILLVQKGISL, encoded by the exons ATGTCTTCAAACACAAAAACTAATACCctgtcttcttcttcttcaatctCACCGCTCCCTGGTGATGTTTACACTATCCTTAAAGACATTGACGTTCTTCCAAACCCTAATCTCCATTTTCGACTTCAACTTCCACGCCAAGCACAG GAATTTTTAGATAAGAGAGAGGTTCGGGAGTTTATGAGTGGTGCCCTAGCTGGTGCTATGACTAAAGCTATTCTTGCTCCTCTTGAAACTATCAG GACAAGAATGGTAGTTGGTATTGGGTCGAAAAATATCACAGGTAGTttcgttcaggttgtagagcAGCAGGGATGGCAAGGATTGTGGGCTGGTAACATGATCAATATGATTCGTATAGTTCCAACGCAGGCCATTGAGTTTGGCACATTTGAGTGTACAAAGCGGGCGATGGCATCGTTGCAAGAGAAATTGAAACagaatgaatgtcccaagttgcAGATAGGTTGCCTCAATTTGAGCTTGAACTTATCTTGGATTTCACCAACTGCTGTGGCTGGGGCAGCTGCTGGAGTTGCTAGCACACTTGTATGCCATCCCCTGGAAGTTTTGAAG GATCGGTTAACTATAAGTCCTGAAATATACCCTAATTTGGGCACTGCAATTAGAAATATTTATAAAGATGGTGGTATTGGCGCTTTTTATGCTGGTTTATCACCTACTCTAGTTGGCATGCTTCCATACAGTACCTGTTATTATTTCATGTATGACACAATAAAGAAATCTTACTGCCTGACCAAAAATAAGAAGTCTTTAAATCGTCTGGAGATGCTTATGATTGGAGCTCTATCAG GTTTTACTGCCAGTACAATTAGCTTTCCCTTGGAGGTAGCAAGAAAGCGTCTGATGGTAGGAGCATTGCAAGGGAAGTGCCCACCAAACATGGCAGCGGCATTGTCCGAAGTCATTAGAGAAGAAGGTCTGAAGGGTCTGTACAGAGGGTGGGGTGCAAGCTGTTTAAAGGTAATGCCATCCTCAGGAATCACCTGGATGTTTTATGAAGCATGGAAAGACATACTGCTTGTCCAGAAGGGTATTTCCTTATAA
- the LOC127107163 gene encoding protein SMALL AUXIN UP-REGULATED RNA 9-like, with protein MDSKKSNKIREIVKLQQILKKWKKVATNASTNNNSNSNNSSSSGSSSSSSKGIKFLKRTLSLNDVSISNVDIVPKGFLAVCVGKELKRFIIPMDYLKHQAFEVLLHEAEEEFGFQQEGVLKIPCQVSMFEKILKVVEDKKEDLNLHEFGFNGEKDMVSCDVTPTHHAQVCR; from the coding sequence ATGGATTCAAAGAAGTCTAACAAAATAAGAGAGATTGTTAAGCTTCAACAAATCCTCAAGAAGTGGAAAAAAGTTGCTACAAATGCTTCCACCAACAACAATTCAAACTCGAATAACTCGAGTAGTAGTGGTAGTAGTAGTAGCAGTAGTAAAGGCATCAAGTTTTTGAAAAGAACTTTGTCTTTGAACGATGTTTCGATTTCAAATGTGGACATAGTTCCAAAAGGTTTTCTAGCTGTTTGTGTAGGGAAGGAGCTGAAGAGATTCATTATTCCAATGGATTACTTAAAACACCAAGCATTTGAGGTTTTGCTTCATGAAGCTGAAGAGGAGTTTGGTTTTCAACAAGAGGGTGTGCTCAAAATTCCATGTCAAGTATCAATGTTTGAGAAGATATTGAAAGTGGTGGAAGACAAAAAAGAAGACTTAAACTTGCATGAGTTTGGATTCAATGGAGAGAAAGACATGGTTAGTTGTGATGTTACTCCCACTCATCATGCTCAAGTTTGTAGATGA
- the LOC127107164 gene encoding auxin-induced protein X10A produces the protein MNKFKMKVGGISISTPKLSLPINLHCKTAAYYPFRRSKSTTSRRTPLMAEAGESSSGKKTSKVPKGYLAVDVGPQFRRFVIPISFLSMPEMKNLMDIVAEEFGPDYHAEGALHIPCDEDYFSNVLINCYATQRSVSSKKNKITLGSKIPLIYTH, from the coding sequence ATGAATAAATTCAAAATGAAAGTTGGTGGAATTTCCATATCCACCCCAAAGCTATCCCTGCCTATCAATCTCCATTGTAAAACAGCTGCATATTATCCATTCCGCAGATCAAAATCAACAACGTCTCGCAGAACACCATTAATGGCCGAGGCCGGAGAATCCTCGAGCGGAAAAAAGACGAGCAAGGTTCCGAAAGGATACCTTGCTGTCGACGTTGGACCGCAGTTCAGAAGGTTTGTGATTCCAATAAGTTTTTTGAGCATGCCTGAGATGAAGAATTTGATGGATATTGTTGCTGAGGAATTTGGTCCTGATTATCATGCTGAAGGTGCTCTCCATATTCCATGTGATGAAGATTATTTTAGCAATGTTCTCATTAATTGTTATGCAACACAACGAAGCGTATCTTCTAAGAAAAATAAGATCACACTTGGTTCTAAGATTCCCTTAATTTACACTCATTAA